Proteins encoded in a region of the Nitrospira sp. genome:
- the ubiA gene encoding 4-hydroxybenzoate octaprenyltransferase, with protein sequence MPDQPQEVPAIQASAPWESGLRLIRFYNQTGTALLLLPTCWALALAEHGIPSLRLLAIFSAGSFLMRSAGVVLNDLADQSFDRRVARTKTRPLASGELTRRQAFVVLAMLFVPAAGLLWLLNPLTLWLSPIALLLAALYPFSKRVLHIPQAMLGLAFGWGTIMAWSAARGTLEPTAWTVFAATIVWAIAYDTIYAIQDLEDDRRIGVKSSALFFGSFLWLAVGLMLGVMLVLLIAAGLQTGIGWPYFLMLGAVSVFFAMQTRILRGAVTPSQAFRMFQAHVWVGLAIFAGLIAGFIW encoded by the coding sequence ATGCCTGATCAACCGCAAGAGGTCCCCGCGATCCAAGCCTCGGCCCCCTGGGAATCCGGGCTGCGCTTGATTCGTTTCTACAATCAAACCGGCACCGCCCTCTTATTACTGCCGACCTGCTGGGCTCTGGCCCTAGCGGAACACGGAATCCCCTCGTTGCGCCTGCTCGCGATTTTCTCCGCCGGCTCATTTCTGATGCGCAGCGCCGGCGTCGTGCTGAACGATCTGGCCGATCAATCATTCGATCGCCGAGTCGCGAGAACGAAAACCCGCCCGCTGGCCTCAGGAGAATTGACGAGACGGCAGGCCTTCGTCGTCCTCGCGATGCTCTTCGTCCCCGCTGCCGGTCTCTTGTGGCTGCTCAATCCGCTCACCCTGTGGCTCTCACCGATAGCCCTGCTCTTGGCCGCGCTGTACCCATTTTCAAAGCGCGTCCTGCATATTCCTCAGGCGATGCTCGGCCTGGCGTTCGGCTGGGGCACGATCATGGCCTGGTCGGCCGCCAGAGGAACGCTTGAACCGACTGCGTGGACTGTCTTTGCCGCCACCATCGTCTGGGCGATCGCCTACGACACTATTTATGCCATTCAAGATCTGGAGGATGACCGGCGCATCGGCGTGAAATCGTCCGCGCTCTTCTTTGGCTCATTTCTCTGGCTCGCGGTCGGTCTGATGCTGGGCGTGATGCTGGTGCTCTTAATCGCAGCAGGCCTGCAGACCGGAATCGGCTGGCCCTACTTTCTGATGCTGGGCGCTGTGAGTGTATTTTTTGCGATGCAGACCAGAATCCTGCGCGGGGCGGTAACCCCGTCGCAGGCATTCCGAATGTTTCAGGCTCACGTGTGGGTCGGACTGGCGATTTTCGCCGGACTGATCGCCGGATTCATCTGGTAA
- a CDS encoding c-type cytochrome → MKAARLQVIGAVAGLIGIWAMTAGGCASEQQKKGHELYTHYCMHCHGESGRQNEGFNWSSMPDPKPKDLSNKSEMSTFKDEDIFNTISRDMKDTSPGGDKIGDDDFAVPTMPTFKYTLSEDEIWAIVGYVRTLHGMKLEFKVEERKKELTDALKTAQDSFDQSKQAYEAAEKKASEEAEKKSEATKKDVEVDEASYAKEQAVMVAAKKALDTAQGMLNNFGTRPGKGLNITRPDMTMTPEQATQQAELGKRLYQNKYGCNGCHSLAGEGGKVGPALDRAGFRLNSTWVYRWLKNPQAMKAETRMPALGLSDADAKAVSMYLNTMRAPKAEEPVAEKPAS, encoded by the coding sequence ATGAAGGCGGCAAGGCTACAAGTCATAGGCGCGGTCGCCGGCCTGATTGGAATCTGGGCCATGACCGCAGGCGGCTGTGCCAGTGAGCAGCAGAAGAAGGGGCACGAACTCTATACCCACTACTGCATGCATTGTCACGGCGAGAGCGGACGGCAGAACGAAGGCTTCAACTGGTCATCCATGCCGGATCCCAAGCCGAAAGATCTTTCGAATAAATCAGAAATGAGCACCTTCAAAGACGAGGATATTTTCAATACGATCTCTCGCGACATGAAGGACACCAGCCCGGGTGGAGATAAGATCGGCGACGACGACTTCGCCGTGCCGACGATGCCCACCTTCAAGTACACATTGTCCGAGGATGAAATCTGGGCGATCGTCGGGTATGTGCGGACGCTGCACGGGATGAAGCTGGAGTTCAAGGTTGAAGAGCGCAAGAAAGAATTGACCGATGCGCTGAAGACGGCCCAGGACAGTTTCGATCAGTCCAAGCAGGCCTATGAAGCGGCCGAGAAGAAGGCCAGCGAGGAAGCCGAGAAAAAGAGCGAAGCCACGAAGAAGGACGTGGAAGTGGATGAAGCGTCCTATGCGAAAGAGCAGGCTGTGATGGTTGCCGCCAAGAAGGCGCTCGATACTGCGCAGGGTATGCTCAATAATTTCGGGACTCGCCCAGGCAAAGGCCTGAATATCACGCGCCCGGACATGACGATGACGCCTGAGCAAGCCACGCAGCAGGCCGAACTGGGCAAGCGTCTCTATCAGAACAAGTATGGTTGCAACGGTTGCCACAGCTTGGCGGGCGAAGGCGGCAAAGTGGGTCCGGCTCTGGACCGCGCGGGCTTCCGGCTCAATTCGACCTGGGTGTATCGCTGGTTGAAGAACCCGCAGGCCATGAAGGCCGAAACCAGGATGCCGGCTCTGGGCCTCAGCGACGCAGATGCCAAAGCGGTGAGCATGTACTTGAACACGATGCGCGCGCCCAAAGCCGAAGAACCGGTCGCAGAGAAGCCGGCGAGCTGA
- a CDS encoding ethylbenzene dehydrogenase-related protein — MKSANQIRQWVNGVGAVAVTALVLSGAAPGLAQESESVSVSAPMVKGTLPVDDPNAAIWSTAKPAKFPMSPQVHWPNRILETTVKDVSVRALHDGTQVAILLEYADPTEDPDDAAAIEFMVGDKKAHFAHGQPMSQVEGGPVNIWYWKNKDKKGVDMNAQGFGTLKVQTHQDVKAIGAFSTGTWKVVFTRPLATEHSAEDTQLALGGFINIAFAVWDGRKDGSGDLVEKGSQKAVSSWWYFRAEAPPDYSGYYYAAFAAALALGFQFVLIRKLKKGQAA; from the coding sequence ATGAAATCGGCGAATCAGATCAGACAATGGGTGAACGGAGTCGGAGCGGTCGCAGTGACGGCCCTCGTTCTGTCGGGAGCGGCTCCAGGCTTGGCGCAGGAAAGCGAGAGTGTGTCTGTGAGCGCGCCGATGGTCAAGGGAACCCTTCCCGTTGACGATCCCAATGCGGCTATCTGGAGCACGGCCAAGCCGGCGAAATTCCCGATGTCCCCGCAGGTCCATTGGCCGAACCGTATTTTGGAAACCACCGTGAAGGATGTCTCTGTCCGCGCGTTGCATGATGGCACGCAAGTGGCGATATTGTTGGAATATGCCGATCCGACGGAGGACCCTGATGACGCCGCCGCGATCGAATTTATGGTCGGCGACAAGAAGGCCCACTTCGCCCATGGTCAGCCGATGTCGCAAGTCGAAGGCGGCCCGGTCAACATTTGGTATTGGAAGAACAAGGACAAGAAGGGCGTGGATATGAACGCCCAGGGATTTGGGACGCTGAAGGTCCAAACACATCAAGACGTGAAAGCCATCGGAGCGTTCTCGACCGGGACCTGGAAAGTGGTCTTCACGAGGCCGTTGGCGACCGAGCATTCGGCCGAAGATACCCAGCTTGCTCTCGGCGGATTTATCAATATCGCATTCGCGGTCTGGGATGGACGGAAAGACGGATCAGGCGACCTGGTCGAGAAGGGGTCACAGAAGGCCGTGTCTTCCTGGTGGTATTTCCGTGCAGAAGCGCCGCCGGATTATTCCGGCTACTACTACGCGGCCTTCGCGGCGGCCCTGGCGCTGGGGTTCCAGTTTGTCCTGATCAGAAAATTGAAGAAAGGACAGGCAGCATGA
- a CDS encoding cytochrome c: protein MGGSLVRPVLLILSMYVFLKFVVPNIPGSAPLPSSLIFLYLMLTTTGIVIFATLSRESKDAFFAPILNFLTGENIGAMQAARYGFLILFPLLVGWQTYGSTATSDAPPAENRTIHPAPPGEYTGLSNPVSKTPENIMQGKGFYAAFCSPCHGGKFDGKGPAARGFNPPPANFSDPTTIAMLQESYLFWRIKKGGVGLPIEGMPWKSAMPRWEVELPDEWIWKIIMGEYDGAHQSPRTWE from the coding sequence ATGGGCGGCTCCCTCGTAAGGCCAGTGCTTCTGATTCTCTCGATGTATGTGTTTTTGAAGTTTGTGGTGCCCAATATTCCGGGCTCCGCCCCCTTGCCGTCCAGCCTGATTTTTCTGTACCTCATGCTGACGACGACGGGCATCGTCATTTTCGCGACCCTGAGCCGCGAGTCGAAGGATGCCTTCTTCGCTCCGATCCTGAATTTTCTCACAGGCGAAAACATCGGGGCGATGCAGGCGGCCCGCTACGGCTTCCTGATCCTCTTCCCGTTGCTGGTCGGATGGCAAACCTACGGGAGCACCGCGACGAGCGATGCGCCTCCCGCGGAAAACCGCACCATCCATCCGGCGCCTCCGGGAGAGTACACCGGGCTCTCGAACCCGGTCTCGAAGACGCCTGAAAACATTATGCAGGGGAAAGGCTTCTACGCCGCGTTCTGTTCGCCATGCCACGGCGGCAAGTTTGACGGCAAAGGGCCGGCGGCCCGCGGCTTCAATCCTCCACCCGCGAATTTCTCCGATCCCACTACGATCGCCATGCTCCAGGAGAGCTATCTCTTCTGGCGGATCAAGAAGGGCGGCGTCGGCCTCCCGATCGAAGGTATGCCCTGGAAGTCGGCGATGCCGCGATGGGAAGTGGAGTTGCCGGACGAGTGGATCTGGAAGATCATCATGGGCGAGTACGATGGCGCCCATCAGTCACCGAGAACGTGGGAATAA
- a CDS encoding cytochrome c — MSEVVKLQLIGLSVIGSGVLILLFIRSQFLRVIGFVAIVLGLFSLVALAVPQMASLPPAEESIDIASIKTPADMASIGQKIFFSKGQCALCHTIGPSESARCPDLKGIGAKLSREFIFESLTQPQAYIYLDYRHEGLPKEYPARMPYINKNPIGLSKNEILSVIAFLQQMSGEPISVNPSELEMPGAAPAAPVKSAQAETVTVAQAK, encoded by the coding sequence ATGAGTGAAGTCGTCAAATTACAGTTGATTGGTCTCTCGGTCATCGGGAGCGGCGTGCTCATTCTGCTCTTTATCCGCTCGCAGTTTTTGCGGGTCATCGGGTTTGTGGCCATCGTCCTCGGCCTCTTCTCGTTGGTCGCCTTGGCCGTACCGCAGATGGCCTCATTGCCGCCGGCGGAAGAGAGCATCGATATCGCCAGTATCAAGACGCCGGCCGATATGGCGTCGATCGGCCAGAAGATTTTCTTCAGCAAGGGCCAATGCGCGCTCTGCCATACTATCGGCCCGAGCGAGTCCGCCCGCTGTCCCGATCTCAAGGGCATCGGGGCAAAACTGAGCCGCGAATTCATCTTCGAAAGTTTGACCCAGCCTCAGGCCTACATCTATCTGGACTATCGCCACGAGGGGCTGCCGAAGGAATATCCGGCCAGGATGCCCTACATCAATAAGAATCCCATCGGATTATCGAAGAATGAAATTCTCTCCGTGATCGCGTTCCTGCAGCAGATGAGCGGCGAACCGATCTCGGTGAATCCGTCTGAACTGGAAATGCCCGGGGCGGCTCCGGCGGCTCCCGTGAAGTCGGCTCAAGCTGAAACCGTGACTGTCGCGCAAGCGAAGTAA
- a CDS encoding cytochrome ubiquinol oxidase subunit I: MMQRPGMIERLIRFFTESPAAVAAFVATLGVLAAPVVGLAADSGGASAVAYRDVPGIGSRNLVWIVAQLHLLLAGFVLGVPIFAWLCEVVGWKSGEKRYDKLAKEFTKLLSSAYSTTALFGGILLFILIGAYPKLMAYLSDIFFPSFMVYCALFLLETATLYMYWYGWDAMSEGRSKVFHLVLGFLLNVFAFFIMIIPNSWATFQASPVVIAEGSDMARAWAATWNPTWWPVNIHRLIANVVLGGYICGAYAGIRYLSARTPEEREHYDWMGYVGNFIGVFGLLPLPFAGYWLMREIYQYNQQMGITLMGGFLSWLFILQAMLIGVLFLGSNYYFWMGITHRIPGSELRYRKPILAMLIILLLCLGVWMTPHSLVASLEEARKMGGTHHPLLGVFGVMSAKMTVSNLMILVTFMSFIMYWRAGKEDTATWAKLANAVMGGVLIIAGIVVVVLGVWGYFVPAIVRINYFSTSQVLLVIFVMVTITPLTALLLKSAKTTTEMVWGKMPPRAGYSLVLNAIMVILLMTLMGYARSSSRVHWHVYGVMRDSSQYAFSPALGYAAALMAANTFMFCMIVAFIFWVATMGDKAKNAHGGKEKSGDGHGALPAMAGGSQTLDKQI, encoded by the coding sequence ATGATGCAACGGCCTGGAATGATTGAACGGCTCATTCGGTTCTTTACCGAATCGCCTGCTGCGGTGGCTGCCTTCGTGGCGACCCTGGGAGTGCTTGCCGCTCCCGTCGTCGGGCTGGCGGCGGATTCCGGCGGCGCATCGGCCGTGGCCTATCGCGACGTGCCCGGAATCGGCAGCCGGAACCTGGTGTGGATCGTCGCGCAACTGCATCTCTTGCTCGCGGGCTTTGTGCTCGGCGTACCGATTTTTGCGTGGTTGTGCGAAGTGGTGGGCTGGAAGAGCGGCGAAAAGCGCTACGACAAGCTGGCCAAAGAATTTACCAAGCTGCTGAGTTCCGCCTATTCGACCACCGCCCTGTTCGGCGGCATTCTGTTGTTCATCCTCATCGGCGCCTATCCCAAGCTGATGGCCTATCTCAGCGACATCTTCTTCCCGTCGTTCATGGTCTATTGCGCACTCTTCCTGCTCGAGACCGCGACGCTCTACATGTATTGGTACGGGTGGGATGCCATGTCGGAAGGCCGCAGCAAGGTCTTTCACTTGGTGCTGGGTTTCCTCCTGAATGTCTTCGCCTTCTTCATCATGATCATCCCCAACTCCTGGGCCACGTTCCAAGCGAGTCCGGTCGTCATTGCCGAAGGGTCGGATATGGCGCGGGCCTGGGCGGCGACATGGAACCCCACATGGTGGCCGGTCAATATTCACCGGCTGATCGCCAACGTGGTGCTCGGCGGCTATATTTGCGGTGCCTACGCCGGTATCCGGTATCTCTCCGCGCGGACCCCGGAAGAGCGCGAGCATTATGATTGGATGGGCTACGTCGGAAATTTCATCGGCGTGTTCGGTCTTCTCCCGTTGCCCTTCGCCGGCTATTGGCTGATGCGCGAAATCTACCAGTACAACCAGCAGATGGGCATCACCCTCATGGGTGGATTCCTCTCCTGGCTGTTCATCCTTCAGGCCATGTTGATCGGGGTGCTGTTTCTCGGCTCCAATTATTACTTCTGGATGGGCATCACACATCGCATTCCCGGGTCGGAGCTGCGTTATCGCAAGCCGATTCTGGCCATGTTGATCATCCTCTTGCTCTGTCTTGGGGTCTGGATGACGCCCCACTCGCTGGTGGCGAGTCTGGAAGAGGCCAGAAAGATGGGTGGAACACACCATCCTCTGCTGGGCGTCTTCGGCGTCATGTCGGCCAAAATGACCGTGTCGAACCTCATGATTCTCGTGACCTTCATGAGCTTCATCATGTACTGGCGCGCGGGCAAGGAAGACACCGCCACCTGGGCGAAGTTGGCGAATGCCGTGATGGGCGGAGTTCTCATCATTGCCGGTATCGTGGTGGTCGTGTTGGGCGTCTGGGGTTACTTCGTCCCGGCGATCGTTCGCATCAACTACTTCTCGACCTCGCAGGTGTTGCTCGTCATCTTCGTCATGGTCACCATCACGCCGTTGACGGCGTTGCTCCTGAAGAGCGCGAAAACCACGACCGAGATGGTGTGGGGGAAAATGCCGCCGCGCGCCGGGTATTCGCTGGTTCTCAACGCCATTATGGTCATTCTCTTGATGACCTTGATGGGGTACGCGCGATCGTCTTCACGGGTCCATTGGCATGTGTACGGCGTCATGCGCGACTCTTCGCAATACGCCTTCTCACCGGCCTTGGGTTATGCCGCCGCGCTGATGGCCGCCAACACCTTCATGTTCTGCATGATCGTGGCGTTCATCTTCTGGGTGGCGACCATGGGCGATAAAGCGAAGAATGCGCATGGCGGCAAAGAAAAGAGTGGCGACGGCCATGGGGCATTGCCGGCTATGGCGGGTGGCTCTCAAACATTGGACAAGCAGATCTAA
- a CDS encoding cytochrome bc complex cytochrome b subunit, whose amino-acid sequence MQQTPSSSTELTTLEKVIAFVDERVGLKTIQAKMLNEPVPGGSRWAYVFGSILLFIFIMQAVTGILLMFYYVPTADHAFASTQYIIHEVDYGWFLLSYHFWGSTAMVVCVFAHMSQVFLWGAYKSPRELIWLVGLALFGIVMGFGFTGYLLPWDQRAYWATTVGVEIMDKTPVIGDFMARFLKGGAIPGQMTLSRFFVIHVMILPAALMGLAGLHIFLFRAAGPAGPFRGTPEEIKAKTDYFFPRQIWKDIVGMITVFFTICALAFWEPVVLLEEATPDPGDYHPEPEWYFLFLFQLLRLKMFGGEFGQFLGAIALPGAFMALLAALPFIDKDPERNIFKRPIALIGWIVVMAMILLFTVAAIINREFLD is encoded by the coding sequence ATGCAACAGACACCGTCCTCTTCAACTGAGCTTACCACACTCGAAAAGGTCATTGCCTTTGTCGACGAGCGGGTCGGCCTTAAGACGATTCAAGCGAAGATGCTCAATGAGCCGGTTCCCGGTGGCTCGCGCTGGGCTTACGTATTCGGCTCCATTCTGTTGTTCATCTTCATCATGCAGGCCGTCACCGGCATTCTGCTGATGTTCTACTATGTGCCCACCGCCGACCACGCATTTGCCAGCACGCAATACATCATTCACGAAGTCGACTACGGGTGGTTCCTCCTCAGTTACCATTTCTGGGGTTCGACCGCGATGGTGGTCTGTGTGTTCGCGCATATGTCGCAGGTCTTTCTCTGGGGCGCCTACAAAAGTCCTCGCGAATTGATCTGGCTGGTCGGTCTGGCCCTTTTCGGAATCGTCATGGGCTTCGGGTTTACCGGTTATTTGCTTCCATGGGACCAGCGCGCCTATTGGGCGACGACGGTCGGCGTCGAGATCATGGACAAGACTCCGGTCATCGGAGATTTCATGGCCCGTTTCCTCAAGGGCGGGGCGATTCCCGGACAAATGACGCTCAGCCGCTTTTTTGTCATCCACGTGATGATTTTGCCGGCGGCCTTGATGGGTCTTGCCGGGTTGCATATTTTCTTGTTTAGGGCCGCAGGTCCAGCCGGGCCGTTCCGTGGCACCCCGGAGGAGATCAAGGCGAAGACCGACTATTTCTTCCCGCGCCAAATCTGGAAAGATATCGTCGGGATGATCACGGTGTTCTTCACCATCTGCGCGTTGGCGTTCTGGGAGCCGGTGGTGCTCCTTGAGGAAGCGACGCCGGATCCTGGTGACTATCATCCTGAGCCGGAGTGGTATTTTCTGTTCCTGTTCCAATTGCTGCGGCTCAAAATGTTCGGTGGCGAGTTCGGTCAGTTTCTGGGCGCCATCGCCTTGCCTGGCGCGTTCATGGCCCTGCTGGCCGCGTTGCCCTTTATCGATAAGGATCCGGAGCGGAATATTTTCAAGCGCCCCATCGCACTGATCGGCTGGATTGTCGTGATGGCGATGATTCTGCTCTTTACCGTGGCTGCCATTATCAACCGGGAATTTTTGGACTAG
- a CDS encoding ubiquinol-cytochrome c reductase iron-sulfur subunit: MMQPKLKSKVRVTDREIGEVSKVIVDPLSHEISHIVVSMNGSGERQVAMTFVQSVSENLVELRAAAGDILELPPFKRDDYVTTHEVEIAHLEERVHVTPGEVLVPFPELEKSVKRRTFFMNFTHVIGFLIGLPIAFPVLRYLMKPMYSPFDNGWLKIGNVSKIKRDDIGVQFKYKRKVKEAYMPESEIEKNVWVLKVTPAVLDKVYQGKDMEFKDAFGKTVWTNKKDFPFVAFSGKCPHLGCGYKWRQHKVLGQVFLCPCHLSIYDASGKVLDGPAPRALDALPIKVSATGEVEIIDMEFKAGTKTQIRII, translated from the coding sequence ATGATGCAGCCGAAACTCAAATCAAAAGTCCGCGTGACGGACCGCGAAATCGGGGAAGTCTCGAAGGTCATCGTCGACCCTCTCTCCCATGAGATCAGCCATATCGTTGTATCGATGAATGGCAGCGGGGAGCGGCAAGTCGCCATGACGTTCGTGCAGTCGGTCAGTGAGAATCTCGTTGAGCTGCGCGCGGCAGCCGGCGACATTCTCGAACTGCCCCCGTTCAAGCGTGATGACTATGTGACGACGCATGAAGTCGAGATTGCCCATCTAGAAGAGCGTGTGCATGTCACGCCGGGTGAGGTGCTGGTTCCCTTCCCTGAGTTGGAGAAGAGCGTCAAGCGCCGTACGTTCTTCATGAACTTCACGCACGTCATTGGATTCCTGATCGGCCTCCCGATTGCCTTTCCGGTTCTGCGCTATCTCATGAAGCCCATGTATTCTCCGTTCGACAACGGATGGCTTAAGATCGGCAATGTCAGCAAGATCAAGCGGGACGATATCGGTGTCCAGTTCAAGTATAAGCGCAAAGTCAAAGAAGCCTACATGCCCGAGTCTGAGATCGAGAAAAACGTCTGGGTGTTGAAGGTGACTCCTGCGGTCCTGGATAAGGTGTATCAGGGCAAGGACATGGAGTTTAAGGATGCCTTCGGCAAGACCGTCTGGACCAATAAGAAAGATTTCCCCTTCGTCGCGTTTTCCGGGAAATGTCCGCACCTCGGGTGCGGGTATAAGTGGCGGCAACACAAAGTGTTGGGGCAGGTGTTTCTGTGTCCCTGCCATTTGAGCATCTATGACGCGTCAGGGAAAGTGCTCGACGGACCGGCGCCGCGTGCGCTCGACGCCCTTCCCATTAAGGTGTCTGCGACGGGCGAGGTCGAAATCATCGATATGGAATTCAAGGCCGGTACTAAAACTCAAATCCGGATCATCTGA
- a CDS encoding cytochrome c, protein MGKAIMKIIVGLVIGAGLWVATMTFDFPPVFRWLFFGYAVLGTVVFLILDAPTMKVMSGGKALVSLLVFYAILCTVFISGASLWPQYDPEDEKGKIVKILKGKPNILDPWKADEVIARTKELDLKAKELTERIKALGAAQGSAGQDAGAAAAVPASAAASGGDVLKIGEEQWQLQECYNCHKLKGEGGKKRGPELDNIGTLLPQEEITKKILDPKSYKAEGFDAEYDKGKMPDKYKDLMELKDVQALAAWLSTFKNTSVNTPKPIKMK, encoded by the coding sequence ATGGGCAAGGCAATCATGAAGATCATCGTCGGATTAGTGATCGGGGCCGGGCTGTGGGTGGCCACAATGACGTTCGATTTTCCGCCTGTTTTCCGATGGCTGTTCTTTGGGTATGCGGTGCTCGGCACCGTCGTCTTTTTGATTCTCGATGCCCCGACCATGAAGGTGATGAGCGGCGGCAAGGCGCTCGTGTCCCTTCTGGTCTTCTATGCCATTCTTTGCACGGTGTTCATCTCCGGCGCGTCCCTCTGGCCGCAATACGATCCGGAAGATGAAAAGGGGAAGATCGTCAAGATTCTGAAGGGCAAGCCCAACATTCTCGATCCCTGGAAGGCGGACGAAGTCATTGCGCGCACCAAGGAGCTGGATCTCAAGGCCAAGGAATTAACGGAACGGATTAAGGCGTTGGGAGCGGCGCAGGGTTCAGCCGGTCAAGATGCCGGCGCGGCTGCGGCGGTTCCTGCTTCTGCGGCAGCCTCTGGCGGCGATGTCCTGAAAATCGGCGAAGAACAATGGCAGCTGCAGGAATGTTATAACTGCCACAAGTTGAAGGGCGAGGGTGGAAAGAAGCGCGGACCTGAACTCGATAACATCGGGACGCTCTTGCCGCAGGAAGAAATCACCAAGAAGATTCTTGATCCCAAGTCCTACAAGGCCGAAGGCTTTGATGCCGAGTATGACAAGGGCAAGATGCCGGACAAATATAAGGATCTGATGGAGCTCAAGGATGTGCAGGCCTTAGCTGCCTGGCTCTCGACGTTCAAGAATACGTCCGTCAATACACCGAAACCTATCAAGATGAAGTAA
- a CDS encoding cytochrome ubiquinol oxidase subunit I, whose amino-acid sequence MKTWQRSLMALIALLALFGGTAYAQAPGTPPVEFPYTGNRTAVWIVAQLHILFAGFILGAPIFVVISEWLGYRKQDPRYDRLAKEVTKVTVILYSMTALTGGLFIFVLLATYPQFTTWLINHFFIVFAVIYPLLFIGETFVLYLYFYTWDAWKGNKKARHIALGVLLNLIGSITLFVIDGPTSFMNTPVKAEGVSPVEFLATASIWDKMFNYSWMPLNMHRLVGNVTFGGFVAGLIAAYMYMGSTKDEERAYYDWMGFVGNMIGVGALLFLPFMGYLLAYELCDYDASICPYMMADQLSMFFEMQGAMIGLIFLASNYYIWLSMKRIEGVEKVRMTIIAPIVMIALPLVMTKVLTDYPAPDPKSLMFLLPMLLAPAILGRFIPITVSSRTVIKIGFLMVVVGNAIWLTPHGFAPTGAKLVAELELPSDWNFLALMPAKNSAAFTLVFVTVVNYIIYNRAVTQGTIVWGKIDYASQFVLIFLAFSAIWTMGLMGAVRSLLRKYFHTYNLLPDFTAESFTPTLAYSAWYITGITVVFYAVVSFAILVTLRASHPKEHASEGSPVPAGAK is encoded by the coding sequence ATGAAAACATGGCAGCGCAGTCTCATGGCTCTCATTGCGCTTCTAGCGCTGTTCGGCGGGACGGCCTACGCACAGGCGCCGGGCACGCCGCCGGTTGAATTCCCTTATACCGGGAATCGGACAGCTGTCTGGATCGTCGCTCAGCTCCACATCCTGTTCGCAGGATTCATTCTCGGGGCGCCCATTTTCGTGGTCATCTCGGAGTGGCTGGGATACCGGAAGCAGGATCCCCGTTACGATCGATTGGCAAAAGAGGTCACGAAGGTCACGGTCATTCTGTACAGTATGACCGCGTTGACCGGTGGTCTGTTCATTTTCGTGTTGCTGGCGACCTATCCGCAATTCACGACGTGGCTGATCAATCACTTCTTTATCGTCTTCGCCGTGATCTATCCCCTGTTATTCATCGGCGAGACATTCGTCCTCTACCTGTATTTCTATACGTGGGATGCCTGGAAGGGAAATAAGAAGGCGCGGCATATCGCGCTCGGAGTGCTCTTGAATTTGATCGGATCGATTACGCTCTTTGTCATCGACGGCCCTACCTCCTTCATGAACACGCCGGTGAAAGCCGAGGGTGTCTCTCCCGTTGAGTTCCTGGCGACTGCCAGCATCTGGGACAAGATGTTCAACTACAGTTGGATGCCGCTCAATATGCACCGGCTGGTTGGAAATGTGACGTTCGGCGGCTTTGTGGCCGGCCTGATCGCCGCGTACATGTACATGGGGTCGACGAAGGACGAAGAGCGGGCCTATTACGATTGGATGGGCTTCGTCGGCAATATGATCGGTGTGGGTGCGCTCTTGTTCCTCCCGTTCATGGGCTATCTGTTGGCCTATGAGCTGTGCGACTACGATGCGTCCATCTGCCCCTATATGATGGCGGACCAGTTGTCGATGTTCTTTGAGATGCAGGGGGCGATGATCGGGCTCATCTTCCTGGCCAGTAACTATTACATCTGGCTCAGTATGAAGCGCATCGAGGGCGTCGAGAAGGTCCGTATGACCATTATTGCCCCGATCGTGATGATCGCGCTTCCCCTGGTCATGACGAAGGTGTTGACGGATTACCCGGCTCCCGATCCCAAGTCGCTGATGTTTCTCTTGCCGATGTTGCTGGCGCCGGCCATTCTCGGTCGCTTTATTCCGATCACGGTCTCCTCGCGGACGGTGATCAAGATCGGCTTCCTGATGGTGGTGGTGGGCAACGCGATCTGGCTCACGCCGCACGGGTTTGCTCCGACCGGAGCCAAACTGGTCGCAGAGTTGGAATTGCCGTCCGATTGGAACTTCCTGGCCCTGATGCCGGCGAAGAATTCAGCGGCCTTCACGCTCGTCTTCGTCACGGTGGTCAATTACATCATCTACAATCGGGCCGTGACTCAGGGGACGATCGTCTGGGGCAAGATCGATTATGCTTCCCAGTTCGTTCTGATTTTCCTGGCCTTCAGCGCGATCTGGACGATGGGGCTGATGGGGGCGGTTCGCTCGCTCCTGCGGAAATACTTTCACACGTACAACCTGCTGCCGGACTTTACGGCGGAGTCCTTTACGCCGACGCTGGCCTATTCAGCTTGGTACATCACGGGGATTACTGTGGTGTTCTATGCGGTGGTGAGTTTTGCGATTCTGGTGACGCTCCGCGCCTCGCATCCGAAGGAGCATGCGTCTGAGGGCAGCCCGGTTCCGGCTGGGGCGAAGTAG